One region of Capillibacterium thermochitinicola genomic DNA includes:
- a CDS encoding UDP-N-acetylmuramoyl-tripeptide--D-alanyl-D-alanine ligase, producing the protein MPKFTLEEIIKATNGRLLTAGSHPQITGVSIDSRSLVPGDVFFALKGPNFDGHDFAAAAAEKGAAAIVCGRELDLPATWPGAVIKVPDTLLAYGDLARYHRQRYTIPVIGITGSNGKTTTKELSAAVLGARYHVVKTEKNYNNEIGLPQTLFQIDETTEAVVVEMGMRGPGQIAYLTRLAQPTVGVVTNIGVTHLELLGTQEAIAAAKGELIAGLPPSGLAVLNGDDPLVTPMARKFPGETLFYSLKRPDDHGETEPALYLVESATEGDQEVVLVDGRWGKFEFTLPLLGRHNIANALAALIVGLSLGLTRDQVVRGLQRVNPVENRLRKIEVGGITVLDDTYNASPPSVRAALEVLSNMKNPGRKIAVLGDMLELGPLAREAHHQIGELTAAYGCKALFAYGPLSVATTEGAAQKGVYARHFTTKDELWEELKTYLTSGDTVLFKGSRGMAMETLVEKVIAHNWGE; encoded by the coding sequence ATGCCCAAGTTTACTCTGGAAGAGATAATCAAAGCAACCAACGGCCGGCTTTTAACGGCAGGAAGCCATCCGCAAATTACGGGTGTAAGTATTGACAGCCGCAGCCTGGTCCCTGGGGACGTTTTTTTTGCGTTGAAAGGTCCCAACTTTGATGGCCATGATTTTGCAGCGGCGGCGGCAGAAAAAGGGGCAGCCGCGATCGTCTGTGGGCGGGAGCTTGATCTTCCTGCCACCTGGCCGGGTGCGGTAATCAAAGTGCCCGACACTTTGTTGGCCTACGGAGATTTAGCCCGTTATCACCGCCAACGCTATACCATTCCGGTAATCGGAATTACCGGGAGTAATGGCAAAACCACCACTAAAGAGTTGAGCGCGGCGGTCTTGGGCGCAAGGTACCACGTGGTGAAGACGGAGAAAAACTATAATAACGAGATTGGACTGCCGCAGACTTTATTCCAGATCGACGAGACCACCGAGGCGGTCGTGGTGGAGATGGGGATGCGCGGCCCCGGCCAGATCGCCTATCTGACCAGGCTGGCTCAACCGACGGTCGGCGTTGTTACCAACATCGGCGTGACCCACCTGGAGCTGTTGGGAACCCAGGAGGCCATTGCCGCTGCCAAAGGAGAATTGATTGCCGGCCTTCCCCCGTCGGGATTGGCCGTGCTCAATGGCGATGACCCGTTGGTGACCCCAATGGCAAGGAAATTCCCGGGGGAGACTCTTTTTTATAGTCTAAAAAGGCCGGACGACCATGGGGAAACCGAGCCTGCACTCTACCTGGTCGAGTCCGCAACCGAAGGCGACCAGGAAGTGGTGCTGGTGGACGGCCGCTGGGGTAAGTTTGAATTTACCCTGCCCTTACTGGGCCGTCATAATATCGCCAATGCTTTGGCCGCCCTTATCGTCGGGCTATCGCTCGGCCTAACCCGGGACCAAGTGGTGCGCGGTTTGCAACGGGTCAACCCTGTCGAAAACCGGCTTCGGAAAATAGAAGTCGGTGGGATTACCGTTTTGGATGATACGTACAATGCCAGCCCGCCATCGGTTCGGGCCGCTTTGGAAGTTTTGTCCAACATGAAAAACCCCGGACGCAAGATTGCCGTTCTAGGAGACATGCTGGAACTGGGCCCCCTCGCCCGGGAAGCCCACCATCAGATCGGGGAATTAACCGCCGCCTACGGTTGTAAGGCTCTTTTTGCCTATGGTCCTTTGTCCGTCGCAACCACGGAAGGGGCCGCGCAAAAAGGCGTTTACGCCCGTCATTTCACCACCAAAGATGAGCTTTGGGAGGAACTAAAGACTTATTTAACCTCGGGAGATACGGTATTGTTCAAAGGTTCACGGGGGATGGCCATGGAAACTTTAGTCGAAAAGGTCATAGCCCATAATTGGGGGGAATAA
- the mraY gene encoding phospho-N-acetylmuramoyl-pentapeptide-transferase, with translation MRIPWFGLALAGTTAFFIVVLFGPYVIRLLTKLKCGQTVRSDGPKTHQSKSGTPTMGGLLILFGITAGTIAGLGGNWSYNLIWTVFITLAFGALGLLDDLLIIVFHRSLGLKARHKLLGQVFFAGLFGLYVVQSGAMETLKIPYFNTHLAFINPVLTFLFVVFTLVAMSNAVNLTDGLDGLASGTTLIAGLAMGILALVQGEMSLGIFAAALAGACLGFIWFNAPPAQVFMGDTGALALGGALAAIGILSRTALFLPIIGGVFVAENLSVILQVLSFRMRGKRILRMAPLHHHFELGGLAESKVVVRFWVVSILLALLGLAGYKIG, from the coding sequence ATGAGAATTCCTTGGTTCGGTCTGGCTCTGGCCGGCACCACGGCCTTTTTCATTGTTGTTCTGTTCGGACCTTATGTCATTCGTCTATTAACCAAACTAAAGTGCGGTCAGACGGTCAGAAGCGATGGACCCAAAACCCACCAGAGCAAAAGCGGCACCCCGACGATGGGTGGTCTTCTTATTCTGTTTGGGATCACCGCGGGAACGATTGCAGGCCTTGGGGGCAACTGGTCCTACAATCTCATTTGGACGGTCTTTATCACCCTGGCCTTTGGGGCTTTAGGTTTGCTTGATGACCTTTTAATCATTGTTTTTCACCGGTCTTTGGGTTTAAAAGCCCGTCATAAACTGCTCGGGCAAGTGTTTTTTGCTGGCCTTTTTGGTCTGTATGTGGTGCAATCGGGGGCGATGGAGACCTTAAAAATTCCCTACTTCAATACCCATCTGGCCTTCATCAATCCGGTGCTGACCTTTTTATTTGTGGTCTTTACTCTGGTTGCCATGTCGAATGCGGTAAATCTCACCGACGGTCTGGACGGCTTGGCGAGTGGAACCACTTTAATTGCCGGACTGGCCATGGGCATTTTGGCGCTGGTCCAGGGAGAAATGAGCCTCGGAATCTTTGCTGCGGCTTTGGCCGGTGCCTGTCTCGGTTTTATTTGGTTTAATGCGCCACCGGCCCAGGTTTTTATGGGGGACACAGGGGCCTTGGCCCTCGGTGGGGCGCTGGCCGCGATTGGTATTCTGTCCCGGACGGCCCTTTTTCTGCCCATCATTGGGGGAGTTTTTGTGGCCGAGAATCTTTCGGTCATTCTCCAAGTCCTCAGTTTCAGAATGCGAGGAAAAAGGATTTTACGGATGGCCCCCCTGCACCACCATTTTGAGCTGGGCGGGTTGGCCGAAAGTAAAGTAGTGGTGCGGTTTTGGGTTGTCAGCATCTTATTGGCATTATTAGGCCTGGCCGGGTATAAAATAGGATAA